One Aerococcus urinaeequi DNA segment encodes these proteins:
- a CDS encoding transposase: MCYVHLPNFKDIGHTFKYNHLTNGRIEGLNNKIKVLKRIAYGYRNFQNFRTRILMTNKLYLNEISVVQAA; encoded by the coding sequence GTGTGCTACGTACATTTACCAAACTTCAAAGATATTGGGCATACTTTCAAATATAACCACTTAACGAATGGCCGAATAGAAGGTTTGAATAATAAAATTAAGGTCTTAAAACGGATTGCCTATGGATACCGAAACTTCCAAAATTTTAGAACTAGAATATTAATGACGAACAAGCTATATCTAAATGAAATATCGGTAGTACAAGCAGCCTAA
- a CDS encoding organic hydroperoxide resistance protein: MSDYQKIYETEATNTGGRDGFSYLDDGSYEVKITTPKEMGGSGAGQNPEQLFALGYSACFHGALEIVKGQHKVREDSQVTNIVRLYKKPDAADFQLAVEITVAIRDLDTLEVQKLADEAHKVCPYSKAVSDSIEVTVRAVNYDASKEK; the protein is encoded by the coding sequence ATGTCTGATTATCAAAAAATTTATGAAACAGAAGCTACAAATACAGGTGGTCGTGATGGTTTTAGCTATTTAGATGATGGCTCTTATGAAGTAAAAATTACTACCCCTAAAGAAATGGGTGGTTCTGGAGCTGGCCAAAACCCTGAGCAATTGTTTGCTTTAGGTTATAGCGCTTGTTTTCACGGTGCTTTAGAAATTGTTAAAGGTCAACACAAAGTGCGTGAAGATTCACAAGTTACAAATATTGTGCGCCTATACAAGAAACCTGATGCTGCAGACTTCCAATTAGCTGTAGAAATTACTGTTGCTATTCGTGACCTTGATACTTTAGAAGTTCAAAAATTAGCGGACGAAGCACATAAGGTTTGCCCTTACTCTAAAGCAGTTAGCGATTCAATTGAAGTAACTGTTCGCGCAGTAAATTACGACGCTAGCAAAGAAAAATAA
- a CDS encoding ABC transporter substrate-binding protein: MKFNKNIMRFGVGLLSAALLAACGNASAGSESSNSSTGAAEGETELVFWHGMGGSTGEALQKIVDQYNESQDEVFVNAQYQGTYDETLTKLRSSASGSDVGADLVQVFEQGMTFMIDSGLTVPVQDYVDESGFELGDLEENLLAYYTKDDTLYSMPFNSSTPLMYYNADLFEQAGIEEAPTTFEEIIEISPQLTEAGVEMPMSLTIYGWYVEQFINKNEEDMYNNGNGREAAPTEVAFDQNGSMLRALETWKKAQDEGVAPNVGRTGGQAEFVSGQSAITLASTATLRQILTEVDGRFEVGTAYFPALSAEDEGGVSIGGASLWMIESEDEAKKDATWDFMQYLVTPEVQAQWNADTGYFPVNKNAHDEQVFKDNLAEFPQFQTAIDQLHDARPEDQGALSGVNQEARMYFEAELERLLNDEITAEEAVQNMADQTNAALENYNATNQ; the protein is encoded by the coding sequence ATGAAATTTAACAAGAATATTATGCGCTTTGGTGTGGGGTTATTATCAGCTGCATTATTAGCTGCATGTGGAAATGCTAGTGCAGGTTCTGAATCATCTAACTCATCTACTGGTGCTGCAGAGGGCGAAACTGAATTAGTATTCTGGCATGGTATGGGTGGGTCTACTGGTGAAGCACTACAAAAAATCGTTGACCAATATAACGAGTCGCAAGATGAAGTTTTCGTCAATGCGCAATATCAAGGAACTTATGATGAAACATTAACAAAATTACGTTCATCTGCCTCTGGTTCTGATGTTGGTGCCGACTTAGTTCAAGTATTTGAACAAGGGATGACATTCATGATCGACTCAGGTTTAACAGTACCTGTTCAAGATTACGTTGACGAATCTGGATTTGAATTAGGCGACCTAGAAGAAAACTTATTAGCTTACTATACGAAAGATGACACTTTATACTCTATGCCATTCAACTCATCTACACCGTTAATGTACTACAATGCGGACCTATTTGAGCAAGCTGGTATCGAAGAAGCACCAACTACATTTGAAGAAATTATTGAAATTTCACCACAATTAACTGAAGCTGGCGTTGAAATGCCAATGTCATTAACTATCTATGGTTGGTACGTTGAGCAATTTATCAACAAAAATGAAGAAGACATGTACAACAATGGTAACGGCCGTGAAGCTGCACCAACAGAAGTTGCATTCGACCAAAACGGTAGCATGTTACGTGCCTTAGAAACTTGGAAGAAAGCACAAGATGAAGGTGTAGCACCTAACGTAGGACGTACAGGTGGACAAGCTGAGTTCGTTTCAGGTCAATCAGCAATTACTTTAGCTTCAACAGCAACATTACGCCAAATCTTAACAGAAGTTGACGGCCGATTCGAAGTAGGTACTGCTTACTTCCCAGCATTATCTGCAGAAGATGAAGGTGGCGTTTCAATCGGTGGTGCATCTCTATGGATGATCGAATCTGAAGATGAAGCTAAGAAAGATGCTACTTGGGACTTCATGCAATACCTAGTAACACCTGAAGTTCAAGCGCAATGGAATGCAGACACAGGTTACTTTCCTGTAAACAAAAATGCCCATGACGAACAAGTATTCAAAGATAACTTAGCAGAATTCCCTCAATTCCAAACAGCGATTGACCAATTACATGATGCAAGACCTGAAGATCAAGGTGCTTTATCTGGTGTAAACCAAGAAGCACGTATGTACTTCGAAGCAGAATTAGAGCGTCTATTAAATGATGAAATCACTGCAGAAGAGGCAGTTCAAAATATGGCTGATCAAACAAATGCAGCGCTTGAGAACTACAATGCGACGAATCAATAA
- the mvaD gene encoding diphosphomevalonate decarboxylase, which produces MSVFQGAYRAHTNIALIKYWGKANKDLFIPTTSSLSLTLDALYTDTRVTFLSELDADVFYLNNQLGNEADTTKISKFLDMFRAEAGLDLRAKVESVNHVPTAAGLASSSSAFSALAAATRQALNLEDQISDQALSTFARRGSGSATRSIFGGFVEWQKGTSNENSMAVEIDDASWDVGMVIMAINTAEKRVSSREGMAHTLRTSPFYPEWVRQNMIDLERIKAAIAEQDFQLMGEIAEANAMRMHATTMASDPSFTYFEPDTIKAIQVVQDLRATGVLAYYTIDAGPNVKVLCKASQMDEVEAFFAERFKDMNFIQTTAGPGIKPLDRWEYDDGAIL; this is translated from the coding sequence ATGTCAGTTTTTCAAGGCGCTTACCGGGCGCACACCAATATTGCATTAATTAAATATTGGGGTAAGGCGAATAAGGACCTATTTATCCCCACTACATCTAGTTTGTCGCTCACTTTAGACGCCTTGTATACAGACACACGCGTGACTTTTTTGAGTGAGTTGGACGCGGATGTTTTCTATTTAAACAATCAATTAGGCAATGAAGCGGATACGACAAAAATCAGCAAGTTTTTAGACATGTTTAGAGCAGAAGCTGGCCTAGACTTGCGCGCTAAGGTAGAAAGTGTCAATCATGTGCCCACTGCGGCTGGATTGGCTTCTTCTTCATCGGCATTTTCTGCCCTAGCGGCGGCTACTAGACAGGCTTTGAATTTAGAAGATCAGATTTCTGACCAGGCCCTATCGACATTTGCGCGACGAGGTTCTGGTTCAGCAACCCGGTCCATTTTTGGTGGCTTTGTTGAATGGCAAAAAGGGACCAGCAATGAAAATTCTATGGCAGTTGAAATTGACGACGCCTCTTGGGATGTTGGTATGGTCATTATGGCCATTAACACCGCTGAGAAACGCGTATCTTCTCGTGAAGGGATGGCCCATACCTTGCGGACGTCGCCTTTCTACCCTGAATGGGTACGTCAAAATATGATTGATTTAGAACGGATTAAAGCGGCCATTGCCGAGCAAGATTTCCAATTGATGGGTGAAATTGCTGAAGCCAACGCCATGCGGATGCATGCAACAACTATGGCTTCTGATCCGTCATTCACTTATTTCGAACCAGATACTATTAAAGCCATTCAAGTAGTCCAAGATTTACGCGCGACTGGCGTTTTGGCTTACTATACAATTGACGCTGGACCGAACGTGAAAGTTTTATGTAAAGCAAGCCAGATGGACGAGGTGGAAGCCTTTTTTGCAGAACGGTTTAAAGATATGAACTTTATCCAAACGACTGCTGGACCTGGGATTAAACCCTTAGATAGATGGGAGTATGACGATGGCGCAATCTTATAA
- a CDS encoding Crp/Fnr family transcriptional regulator, which translates to MKKTIDFTKYHHCVSTMPLFQGLIVEDIQSIQNYITEKNVSAGKLVYAAGEKLQSLYLIQEGQLKVYRLAASGKEQLIRILQQGDFVGEMSLFEERHYDYYIEATQPSKLCAIKKDDFEQVLLAHPQIAIELLGEMARRLDDAEQQTTGITTSSTKTRLIQYLLHMSEKQDSLKVKLATTKKATASYLGMSPETFSRCLSKLTKDQLISQPRPNIIEILDKNALEFALLDESIEANE; encoded by the coding sequence ATGAAAAAGACAATTGATTTTACAAAATATCATCATTGTGTCAGTACAATGCCCTTATTTCAGGGATTAATCGTTGAAGATATCCAATCAATCCAAAACTACATTACTGAAAAAAATGTTTCGGCAGGAAAATTAGTTTACGCTGCAGGCGAAAAGTTGCAATCACTCTACCTAATACAAGAAGGCCAGTTAAAAGTTTATCGCCTAGCTGCATCAGGAAAGGAACAATTGATTCGCATACTACAACAAGGTGATTTTGTAGGTGAAATGTCATTATTTGAGGAACGTCATTATGACTATTATATTGAAGCAACTCAGCCTAGCAAGCTATGTGCCATTAAAAAAGACGATTTTGAACAAGTTTTATTAGCCCATCCACAAATAGCTATCGAACTTTTAGGTGAAATGGCCCGCCGTCTTGATGATGCCGAACAGCAAACGACTGGCATAACTACAAGCTCGACGAAAACGCGATTGATTCAATACTTATTGCATATGAGCGAAAAACAAGATTCTTTAAAAGTAAAATTAGCAACAACCAAGAAAGCTACAGCTTCGTATCTTGGAATGTCCCCAGAAACTTTTAGTCGTTGCTTATCTAAATTAACTAAGGACCAGCTTATTTCGCAACCACGTCCAAATATTATTGAAATACTAGATAAAAATGCGCTAGAATTCGCATTACTTGATGAAAGCATCGAAGCAAATGAATAA
- the guaA gene encoding glutamine-hydrolyzing GMP synthase — protein sequence MSVQQSMQDIEKIIVLDYGSQYNQLITRRIREFGVYSELLSHKLTADEIMAKGNVKGIILSGGPMSVYADGAFSIDEEVFDLGIPVLGICYGMQLMTFKNGGVVARSDKREYGQQPLFIDKADSAIFKGLEAEELVLMSHSDRIEEIPEGFEVTARGEHSPVAAFENTEKQFYGFQFHPEVRASVHGNDMLRNFVFDICGAQGSWTMEKFIDIKIQEIRELVGDGKVLLGLSGGVDSSVVGVLLQKAIGDQLTCIFVDHGLLRKNEAEEVMETLGGKFGLNIIKVDAEDRFLSKLAGVSDPERKRKIIGNEFVYVFDDEAQKIKDVDYLAQGTLYTDVIESGTDTAQTIKSHHNVGGLPEDMTFSLIEPLNTLFKDEVRAVGTELGMPDKIVWRQPFPGPGLAIRIIGEVTPEKLEVVRESDFILRDEIRKQGLEGDIWQYFTVLPGFKSVGVMGDERTYEYTIGIRAVTSIDGMTSEWARIPYDVLDTISKRIVNECAHINRVVLDITSKPPATIEWE from the coding sequence ATGAGTGTCCAACAATCAATGCAAGATATTGAAAAAATCATTGTACTTGATTACGGTAGTCAATATAACCAATTGATTACACGTCGTATTCGTGAGTTTGGCGTTTATTCAGAACTATTATCACATAAACTAACAGCTGACGAAATCATGGCGAAAGGTAATGTTAAAGGAATTATCCTATCGGGCGGTCCAATGTCAGTGTATGCAGATGGCGCTTTTTCAATTGATGAAGAAGTATTTGATTTAGGAATTCCAGTTTTAGGGATTTGCTATGGTATGCAATTAATGACATTTAAAAATGGTGGGGTAGTCGCTCGCTCCGATAAACGTGAATATGGTCAACAACCGTTATTTATTGATAAAGCAGATTCAGCCATTTTTAAGGGGTTAGAAGCAGAAGAATTAGTGTTAATGAGCCATTCTGACCGTATTGAAGAAATTCCTGAAGGATTTGAAGTCACTGCACGCGGTGAACATAGTCCAGTAGCAGCCTTTGAAAACACTGAAAAACAATTCTATGGTTTCCAATTCCATCCAGAAGTTCGTGCATCAGTTCACGGTAACGATATGTTACGTAACTTTGTCTTCGATATTTGTGGTGCACAAGGGTCATGGACGATGGAAAAATTCATCGACATTAAAATCCAAGAAATTCGTGAATTAGTTGGTGATGGTAAAGTATTACTAGGCCTTTCAGGTGGGGTAGACTCATCAGTTGTAGGTGTATTATTACAAAAAGCTATCGGTGACCAATTAACTTGTATCTTCGTAGACCACGGTTTATTACGTAAAAACGAAGCAGAAGAAGTAATGGAAACACTAGGTGGTAAATTTGGTTTAAACATCATCAAAGTAGATGCTGAAGACCGCTTCCTAAGCAAATTAGCAGGCGTATCTGACCCAGAACGTAAACGTAAAATTATCGGTAACGAATTTGTTTACGTATTTGACGACGAAGCACAAAAAATTAAAGACGTTGATTATTTAGCGCAAGGTACTTTATACACAGACGTTATTGAGTCAGGTACAGATACAGCGCAAACCATCAAGTCTCACCATAACGTTGGTGGCTTACCAGAAGACATGACTTTCTCATTGATCGAACCTTTAAATACCTTATTTAAAGATGAAGTACGTGCAGTAGGGACAGAACTAGGTATGCCAGATAAAATTGTTTGGCGCCAACCGTTCCCAGGGCCAGGTTTAGCTATCCGTATTATCGGTGAAGTAACCCCTGAAAAACTAGAAGTCGTTCGTGAATCTGACTTCATCTTACGTGATGAAATTAGAAAACAAGGTCTAGAAGGCGACATCTGGCAATACTTTACAGTCCTACCTGGTTTCAAATCAGTAGGGGTAATGGGTGACGAGCGTACTTACGAATATACAATTGGTATACGTGCCGTAACCTCAATCGACGGTATGACATCTGAATGGGCACGCATCCCTTACGACGTATTAGACACCATTTCTAAACGTATCGTAAACGAATGTGCACACATCAACCGCGTAGTCTTAGACATTACGAGCAAGCCGCCTGCAACCATCGAGTGGGAATAA
- a CDS encoding ABC transporter ATP-binding protein — MAKVQLNKVGKIYEDEFKAIHNIDLDIEDKEFIVFVGPSGCGKSTTLRMIAGLETISEGELRIGDEVVNNVPAKDRDIAMVFQSYALYPHMNVRDNIAFAMKMEGISKKERYAKVEEVAKSLQLTEYLDKKPGALSGGQRQRVALGRAMVRNPKVFLLDEPLSNLDAKLRVSMRSEIVELHRQLKTTFIYVTHDQTEAMTMGTRIAVLNAGRVEQFDTPENLYNNPVNRFVAEFIGSPQMNLINGRLVKTKNGTAIESSEEIFPLPQEMQDNILVEATGQEIQIGLRPEHFEYKNDRFDNQTILVQTKNVEQVGADTFVYFDFHSSEREMTARLSPARRVPTHADVYLQIDINKAYLFDKTTGNSILNRRYHEE, encoded by the coding sequence ATGGCAAAAGTTCAATTAAATAAAGTCGGTAAAATTTATGAAGATGAATTTAAAGCAATCCATAATATCGATTTAGACATCGAAGATAAAGAATTTATTGTATTTGTAGGACCATCTGGTTGCGGCAAATCGACTACCCTACGTATGATCGCAGGATTAGAAACTATTTCTGAAGGGGAATTACGTATTGGTGATGAGGTTGTCAACAACGTACCTGCAAAAGACCGTGACATCGCAATGGTTTTCCAATCATACGCCTTATACCCACATATGAATGTTCGTGACAATATTGCCTTCGCAATGAAAATGGAAGGTATTTCGAAAAAAGAACGTTATGCAAAAGTTGAAGAAGTAGCGAAATCACTACAACTAACAGAATACTTAGACAAGAAGCCAGGTGCCTTATCTGGTGGACAGCGTCAGCGTGTGGCTTTAGGTCGTGCGATGGTACGTAATCCAAAAGTCTTCTTATTAGATGAACCATTATCAAACTTAGATGCGAAATTACGTGTATCGATGCGTTCTGAAATCGTTGAATTACACCGTCAATTAAAAACTACCTTCATCTATGTCACACATGACCAAACCGAAGCGATGACAATGGGGACACGTATTGCAGTCTTAAATGCTGGTCGCGTTGAACAATTTGATACACCAGAAAACTTATACAATAATCCAGTGAATCGTTTTGTTGCGGAATTCATTGGCAGTCCACAAATGAACTTAATAAACGGTCGGTTAGTAAAAACTAAAAATGGTACGGCAATTGAATCAAGCGAGGAAATCTTCCCATTACCTCAAGAGATGCAGGATAACATTTTAGTAGAAGCAACTGGTCAAGAAATTCAAATTGGTTTACGCCCAGAGCACTTTGAATATAAGAATGACCGTTTTGATAACCAGACTATTTTAGTTCAAACGAAAAATGTTGAACAAGTGGGTGCAGATACCTTCGTCTACTTTGATTTCCATTCTTCAGAACGTGAAATGACAGCGCGCTTAAGTCCAGCGAGAAGAGTGCCAACACATGCTGATGTGTATTTACAAATTGATATAAATAAAGCATACTTATTTGATAAAACAACAGGTAATTCAATTTTAAACCGTCGTTACCACGAAGAATAA
- a CDS encoding carbohydrate ABC transporter permease, whose translation MASTQANSTAVTNRNKQDQKYLMQQRVQQIGVIVLNVIMWLFMMFPLIYAVLMALKPSAELYDPSSILFPQNPTLTNFVQVFDIAPLGRYIVNSIIVATSVTLLQILTSLLAGFAFRFVNFKGSKLVYAIILSTMMVPGEAVIISQFLMVSGWGLNDSIIVLILPFMASAFNIFLCTQALQNFPYEIYEAAKMDGCKDLRFVFEIMFPLLRPTLGSMAVQSFLAGWNMYMWPLLVTNNDNARTVQIGISMLNSVDSQSLVLMVAGVIISMIPSLAIFVIGSKNMVKGLTAGAVKG comes from the coding sequence ATGGCCAGCACGCAAGCAAATTCAACAGCAGTTACTAACCGTAATAAACAAGATCAAAAATATTTGATGCAGCAAAGAGTTCAACAAATAGGCGTAATTGTCCTTAACGTTATCATGTGGCTTTTTATGATGTTTCCTTTAATTTATGCCGTATTAATGGCCTTGAAACCATCAGCTGAATTATATGATCCAAGTTCAATTCTATTCCCGCAAAACCCAACGTTAACAAACTTCGTTCAAGTTTTTGATATCGCCCCTTTAGGTCGTTATATCGTCAACTCAATTATCGTAGCAACATCTGTTACCTTATTGCAGATTCTGACATCCTTATTAGCCGGTTTTGCTTTCAGATTTGTAAATTTCAAAGGCAGTAAATTAGTGTATGCCATAATCCTTTCTACCATGATGGTACCAGGTGAAGCGGTAATTATCTCTCAATTCTTGATGGTATCTGGTTGGGGCTTAAATGATTCAATTATTGTGTTGATCCTGCCATTTATGGCTTCAGCATTTAACATCTTTTTATGTACACAAGCGCTACAAAACTTCCCTTATGAAATTTATGAAGCAGCTAAAATGGATGGGTGTAAAGATTTACGATTTGTATTTGAAATTATGTTCCCATTACTGAGACCAACGCTTGGTTCGATGGCCGTTCAGTCATTCCTTGCAGGTTGGAACATGTACATGTGGCCGTTACTAGTAACGAATAACGATAATGCGCGAACTGTTCAAATTGGGATTTCAATGTTGAATAGTGTAGACTCACAATCATTAGTTTTAATGGTAGCGGGTGTTATTATTTCAATGATACCTAGTCTAGCCATCTTCGTTATCGGATCTAAGAACATGGTTAAAGGTTTAACTGCAGGGGCAGTGAAAGGTTAA
- a CDS encoding carbohydrate ABC transporter permease: MERTDEIVIIKAKKTLGERIQPYMYLLPALLVLTIFMFWPFIQTIFRSLYLTDSFGQMSQFLGLRNYAELLASKSFWNSMIVSFQFVLIVVLFGVTVGLIAAMLCQRSFPGIRFFSTSYAMPMAIASAGMAMIFQVMLNPTVGIVNKLIGTNQNLLTHPAWSLVVVGILTGWLNSGMNFLYFSSGLASIDDSLYESASIDGANSFQKFINITIPSLGPTFFFVIVTNVINTFQGFGQINILTKGGPGEATNVIVYDIYKNAFMNYRYGFASAESVVLFVIIMILTIIMFIIRGRSNK; encoded by the coding sequence TTGGAACGTACAGATGAAATTGTAATCATTAAAGCGAAGAAGACCTTGGGTGAACGAATCCAACCTTATATGTACTTGTTACCAGCTTTGTTAGTTTTAACAATATTTATGTTTTGGCCTTTTATCCAAACGATTTTCCGTTCGCTATATCTAACAGATTCTTTCGGTCAAATGTCTCAGTTTCTTGGATTGAGAAACTATGCTGAATTACTTGCCAGTAAATCATTCTGGAACTCTATGATAGTATCATTCCAGTTTGTTTTGATTGTTGTACTTTTTGGTGTGACAGTCGGACTAATAGCGGCTATGCTATGTCAACGGTCATTTCCTGGGATTAGATTTTTCTCTACCTCTTATGCGATGCCAATGGCTATTGCATCTGCAGGTATGGCCATGATTTTCCAAGTCATGTTAAACCCGACGGTAGGGATTGTAAACAAGTTAATCGGCACTAATCAGAACCTTTTAACTCATCCGGCATGGTCTCTTGTAGTTGTAGGGATTTTAACTGGCTGGTTAAATTCAGGGATGAACTTTTTATATTTCTCTTCTGGATTAGCGAGTATTGATGATTCTTTATATGAAAGTGCCTCAATTGATGGTGCCAACAGTTTTCAAAAATTTATCAATATTACCATTCCTTCATTAGGGCCAACTTTCTTCTTTGTTATTGTAACCAATGTGATTAACACCTTCCAAGGTTTCGGTCAAATCAATATCTTGACTAAAGGAGGTCCAGGTGAAGCAACGAACGTAATTGTTTACGATATTTACAAGAATGCCTTTATGAATTACCGGTATGGATTTGCCTCAGCAGAATCAGTCGTTTTATTTGTCATCATTATGATTTTAACTATTATCATGTTCATCATTCGAGGAAGGAGTAATAAATAA
- a CDS encoding ISL3 family transposase codes for MSFVFIDDTNSQIVDGLGDRRKFKLRDYFFAYPLKTRQKVQTVTMDMYMPYMEVVREVFPNDKIIIDRFHLFQALNRELNKLRIEVMNTFRVPDHRLYNKYKRYWRLLLLPRERLSSWDYQSFKLFDWLTNTGGILDYLLDKNPLLKNTYNVVHNLREALQENVSEAFKAQLAQSKLVKLPSGLRRVLRTFTKLQRYWAYFQI; via the coding sequence ATGAGCTTTGTCTTTATAGATGATACGAATTCACAGATTGTTGATGGGTTGGGAGATCGCAGAAAATTCAAGCTACGTGATTACTTTTTTGCCTATCCATTGAAGACTCGTCAGAAAGTTCAGACAGTTACAATGGACATGTACATGCCTTATATGGAAGTTGTAAGAGAGGTATTTCCCAACGACAAAATCATTATTGATCGCTTCCACTTATTTCAAGCTTTAAATCGAGAATTGAATAAGTTACGTATTGAAGTAATGAATACCTTCAGAGTTCCTGACCATAGATTGTACAACAAGTATAAAAGGTATTGGCGACTATTATTACTGCCCCGAGAAAGACTAAGCTCATGGGATTATCAATCATTCAAGTTATTCGATTGGCTTACGAATACCGGTGGTATTTTAGATTATTTACTGGATAAGAATCCATTATTAAAAAATACCTATAATGTCGTCCATAACTTGCGTGAGGCACTCCAAGAGAACGTTTCTGAAGCATTTAAAGCTCAGTTAGCGCAGTCCAAATTAGTTAAATTACCAAGCGGATTAAGACGTGTGCTACGTACATTTACCAAACTTCAAAGATATTGGGCATACTTTCAAATATAA
- the mvk gene encoding mevalonate kinase: MKKATGKANGKIIIMGEHAVVHGYPSVALPFHAVEMTVTIEQIQTNAYLVSDLYEGPLHQAPSDLQNLLAVYDQLRANLMTQNQSHWLINIHSSIPAERGMGSSAAMATALVRAFYNYYELPLTEDQLLKYVDLSEKISHGNPSGLDARVAGLGVPLIYQKNQPMTIVHFDTPYWLVVADTGIHGNTKNAVSDVAAGLNSAFITRRQAVEHNLRQLGEAATRFIDLVELDSAKMANEQWFTAICRTFKDAHQHLRALQVSSPELEAGVTFAEANGAGAAKLTGGGRGGCYFALCDSKNKAALLAKALKEENMAVASWVVPFKSSPIDDNAGE; encoded by the coding sequence ATGAAAAAAGCGACTGGTAAAGCCAACGGGAAAATCATTATTATGGGTGAACATGCCGTGGTTCATGGGTATCCATCTGTAGCCCTACCCTTTCATGCGGTAGAAATGACAGTCACCATTGAACAGATTCAAACCAATGCTTATTTAGTGAGTGACTTATATGAAGGACCACTCCACCAAGCACCATCTGATTTGCAGAATTTGCTAGCTGTTTATGACCAATTACGAGCGAATTTAATGACTCAAAACCAGAGTCACTGGCTGATCAATATCCACTCATCTATACCTGCTGAGCGTGGTATGGGTTCTTCAGCAGCTATGGCAACGGCTTTGGTCCGCGCTTTCTACAATTACTATGAACTTCCCCTTACAGAAGACCAACTATTAAAATACGTAGACTTATCTGAAAAAATTAGTCACGGCAATCCTTCTGGTTTGGATGCACGCGTGGCCGGTCTTGGTGTCCCTTTGATTTATCAAAAAAATCAACCAATGACGATTGTTCATTTCGACACCCCTTATTGGTTGGTGGTTGCAGATACTGGCATTCACGGTAACACTAAAAATGCGGTATCTGACGTGGCAGCTGGTTTGAATTCAGCTTTTATTACCCGCCGACAAGCTGTTGAACATAACTTGCGTCAGCTTGGTGAAGCCGCTACGCGTTTTATTGATTTAGTTGAATTAGATTCTGCCAAAATGGCCAATGAACAGTGGTTTACGGCTATTTGTCGCACGTTTAAGGATGCCCACCAGCACTTGCGGGCTTTACAAGTATCCAGTCCTGAACTTGAAGCGGGCGTCACTTTTGCGGAAGCGAATGGAGCCGGCGCAGCCAAGCTAACTGGTGGTGGACGTGGGGGTTGCTATTTCGCCTTGTGTGACAGCAAGAACAAGGCTGCCCTTTTGGCTAAAGCCTTAAAAGAGGAGAATATGGCGGTGGCGAGCTGGGTGGTGCCTTTTAAATCATCACCTATAGATGATAATGCCGGCGAATAG
- a CDS encoding GNAT family N-acetyltransferase has protein sequence MARLQQCTLADVDELRAVSIETYTDTFGEFNSDENMRIYLEDAYNREKLTAELAETNSQFFFLKENNETMGYLKLNVGEAQSEYVGDNLLEVERIYVRTAFLRHGYGTKLIQAAEEIARSLGVAGIWLGVWEHNQRALNFYSKMGFRHISQHSFFMADDEQIDLIYYKEL, from the coding sequence ATGGCACGATTACAGCAATGCACCCTAGCCGATGTAGACGAGTTAAGAGCTGTCTCAATCGAAACTTATACGGACACTTTTGGGGAATTTAATTCGGATGAAAATATGCGGATTTACTTGGAGGATGCCTATAACCGAGAGAAACTCACGGCTGAATTAGCAGAAACTAACAGCCAATTCTTCTTTTTGAAGGAGAATAATGAAACTATGGGTTATCTTAAATTGAATGTGGGCGAAGCACAGTCAGAATATGTGGGCGACAATCTCCTTGAAGTCGAAAGGATTTATGTGCGAACAGCTTTTCTACGCCACGGATATGGCACAAAATTAATTCAAGCTGCTGAAGAAATTGCACGTAGTCTAGGTGTGGCTGGTATTTGGTTGGGCGTATGGGAACATAATCAACGCGCACTTAATTTTTACAGCAAAATGGGCTTTCGCCATATTAGTCAACATTCCTTCTTCATGGCAGACGACGAACAAATAGACTTGATTTATTATAAAGAATTATAA